Proteins encoded in a region of the Zea mays cultivar B73 chromosome 4, Zm-B73-REFERENCE-NAM-5.0, whole genome shotgun sequence genome:
- the LOC100303908 gene encoding O-methyltransferase ZRP4: MALSKEQKLTISEQQHTTSSEQQVALDAELQLWNHTFGYVKSMALKAALDLGIPDAIHQHGGSATIPQIVTRITLHPSKTPCLRRLMRVLTLTGVFGTQELHDDGGGCDDELVYTLTPASRLLVGPSGQNVSPLLNVMLCPIFVSSFLDLRGWFQHEMPDPSPFKMKHGRDIWELAAHDAGFSRLFDAGMVADSGFIMNVVVRECGAVFQGISSLVDVGGGFGGATQAIAKAFPHLECSVLDLPNVVAGAPADTAVKYVAGDMFESVSSADAVFLKSIIHDWGDADCVKILKNCKKAIPAQGGKVIILDIVVGAGSSCDRKNVETQCLFDLYIMTINGVERDEREWKKIIFEAGFTSYKIIPVLGTRSIIEVCP, encoded by the exons ATGGCGCTCAGCAAGGAGCAAAAACTCACAATTTCTGAGCAACAACACACGACAAGCAGCGAACAGCAGGTGGCGCTGGATGCCGAGCTCCAGCTGTGGAACCACACCTTCGGCTACGTCAAGTCCATGGCGCTCAAGGCCGCGCTCGACCTCGGCATACCCGATGCCATCCACCAGCACGGCGGCTCGGCCACCATCCCACAGATAGTCACCAGGATCACGCTCCACCCGTCCAAGACACCATGCCTGCGGCGCCTCATGCGCGTGCTCACCCTCACCGGCGTCTTCGGCACCCAGGAGCTGCACGATGACGGGGGCGGCTGTGACGACGAGCTCGTCTACACGCTCACGCCGGCGTCCCGTCTCCTTGTCGGCCCATCGGGGCAGAACGTGAGCCCTTTACTGAACGTGATGCTCTGCCCCATCTTCGTGTCGTCCTTCCTCGACCTCCGCGGGTGGTTCCAGCACGAGATGCCGGACCCGTCCCCCTTCAAGATGAAGCACGGGCGGGACATATGGGAGCTGGCCGCCCACGACGCCGGCTTCAGCAGGCTCTTCGACGCCGGCATGGTCGCGGACAGCGGCTTCATCATGAACGTCGTGGTCAGGGAGTGCGGCGCCGTCTTCCAGGGGATCAGCTCCCTCGTCGACGTCGGCGGCGGGTTCGGTGGCGCCACACAGGCCATTGCGAAAGCGTTCCCGCACCTGGAGTGCAGCGTGCTAGATCTCCCGAACGTCGTCGCCGGCGCTCCTGCTGATACCGCCGTGAAGTATGTCGCCGGTGACATGTTCGAGAGCGTTTCGTCGGCAGACGCTGTCTTCCTCAAG TCGATTATACATGACTGGGGTGATGCCGACTGTGTCAAGATACTGAAGAACTGCAAGAAGGCCATACCAGCTCAAGGAGGCAAGGTGATAATACTGGATATTGTGGTTGGAGCAGGATCGTCGTGCGACCGGAAGAACGTGGAGACGCAATGCTTGTTTGATCTCTACATCATGACTATCAACGGTGTCGAGCGAGATGAGCGAGAGTGGAAGAAGATCATCTTTGAAGCCGGGTTTACATCTTACAAGATCATACCTGTTCTGGGGACTCGATCCATAATTGAAGTCTGCCCATAG